The region tgtttcagtcaaattataacatcaattaatgaactcttaaacggagggagtatttattATGCCTTTTTAGTTGATTTCTCATCGATTGCATGTCCTCATTTTCATAGAAAGTATGCACAAAGCAGATCTTCTAAAGGACAGAACAAGGCTAAGGTCAAATGCCCATAGCCATTACCTCTGTGAGAAGGgagggttgggtagggggagggaGAGGACTTCCATGCAACGAGCAAAAGATACATACACACGTCACTAGAAAGAGGGCTCTTTCATTAGGATATGTAATTTTTCTTTCACCATTTCAAAACAGAAATTTTGTATAACACTAATTGTTGGTCATAGATTGAGAAGAATGAAAAATCATATTTGCTAAAACAAGACATTCAGTTTCACCTCTGTACGACCAGGCATAATTGGTTTCCCAGCCAATAACTCTCCTAAAATGCAACCAGCACTCCAAAGGTCCACACCCACATCATATTCCGTTGCACCAAGAAGCAATTCAGGAGGTCGGTACCACAGGGTAACTACACGATTGGTCATCGGATGCCTGCGGTTTGGATCAAAGAAAGATGCAAGTCCAAAGTCAGCAATTTTCAGTACTCCTTCATCATCTATAAGAAGATTTGATCCTTTGATATCACGGTGAAGTACACGCCGATTATGACAGTGCTCAAGTCCTGAAAGCAGTTGATGCATGTAGCATTTAACCTGCAGTGAACATAGTCTTTGGAGTCATCAAATACTgccaactgaaaaaaaaaagtgcatcAAAGGATAACgatttatttctcaaattatTAAGTCAAACCTGGTCTAACCTGAGGCTCTGTGAACTTGATATCAGGGCTTGCAGAAAGTCCAGCTAAATCATGCACCATGTATTCAAACACCAAATACAAACTCCAGGACATTCTGGATGTAACTAAACCTTCTAGCTTTATAACATTGGGATGATCCAACCTTCGCAAAACAAGAATCTCTCTAGCCATGAATTTTACGCTCTCAGGTTCCAAATTGTCGAATCGAACCTTTTTCAGGGCAACAATCTTACCCGTCAACAAGTCTTTAGCTTTGTACACATTACTATATGTTCCTTGACCAATCTAATATGACAGGataatcaaagaaaaagaaaacaagtatGAGAAGAGAAAAAGCAAATGAAACATTCTACAATATATAAATTCAGTCTCAAATAATGCAGGATCGATTCCTTTTAACCCTAATCACAGATTGATCATTCCGATGATGCATCATGAGTTTGGACAACACTATTACAACATCAATCAACCATGATCTCAACTTCAAACCACACCCACATATCAGTGATACAGCATGACTCATCAAATGCATTTCCATTACAAGTTAAGTATAACACATACACCCAAAAGTGACTAAAGTTCAAAATTGACAGAAACACAAACTCACCTTATCTATTTTCTCAAATGTGTCAGCCTTTCGCGGAATCCACCCATTAAGGGCTTCCCCACACACTGTTGTAAGCCAAGATGGCCATCCAGCTGCTACTTGCTCCCCTTGCAAATGCTTTGGAGGATTACTTAGcctcgggtttgggtttgggtttgggtttagcTTTGATCTTCTTTCACCCCTTGGCGGCCGAACCCCATTATCACCACCCTTATCTCCGTTCTTCTCCTTAACCTTGTCACCATTCTGAACCTCTACCACACTATCCTCAGCCCTGCTAGTGGACACTTCATCTACCTTCTTGTTGGAGTCAACCCtcaaactcttctcctccttcaccTCAGAGACTATTCCCGATGACACTTCTCGGCTAATCACACACCCCATTTCTCCCCGAATCCAAGCTTCATTTCATTGACATGGTTTCCTTATCTGAGGCTTCTGATCACCAAACAATCACCAAATTAATCCAATGAAAAAAACACAGGCATGACTGTAATTATAATTATCCTTATGCATGAATAACATACTTTATCCTTAATTAACTTGGTAATAAACCTACAAAAATTGGTGGCATCAACCCATGAAAGCAAGAAACTTATGCATCAATGGCCCACAAGATGCAGGAGCACAAACAGACCCATGAATCAATTTGAAATTCAGTTGAGGTCAAAGATAGCAAGATTCAGTGTGGTGTCAAAGTGATCCAGTTTATAATTTTCCCACATAGAGCACGTGATGGATTTAGAAAGAAAAGGGGCAAAtaacaaaaacagaaaaaaaagatTGTGCTTCATGTAGCAAGGAAGAGAGAGAGTCTTACAGTAACAGTGATTGGAGATTCCTGTGTTTGTGTGTTCCTGTGATGTTTGGTCTTAAGCCGTCTTTTCTGCTTCTGTTTCAGACAAAGAGAAGGAATATGAAGACCAAGGAAGAGATCTTCCCACTCTTACATAAAGTCAAAGCTACAAATCTCTTTCTTacaaactttttttatttttattttttaacttacttagcgttggtttttttttttaaggaaaatatatttgaataaaTTGACAAGATACACAATCCTTAAagggataaaaaaaattgacaaagcTAAAAAATGACTAGAGAAAATGAACATCATAGACAACGAAAGCCACACCGGCAAAGGGCCCCAAATAGAGAAAACTCcatcaaaagagaaaaaagctCAAGACACCAAGGGAAGAAAAACCAAACAGGGACACGAAGGAAACACGCAACAATGCAACCCTAGAAAAATTCTAACAAAACCCTAAATAAGACTCGTCAACACTAAAAATCTGATACTTCATTTCATTCTTACATGTTTAATTGTTTATCGAGcgctaaataaataaaaaatcagtgCTTGGCTGCATATTTAGCGTTCGATAAACATCTCAGAATGGGATCAAACATAACATTGATAATTTGGGTTGGAAAAGTAGaaagttgagaaattttatgacattcaaaaaattattaacatGTTAAAAAGAATTGAAAGATATATTAAAAAATGGATGATtgagtttttttatattttaccaTCCAACcacaaaaacaataacaaaattaaGGCTTCTTTTGTACATCTTTCGAAATTTTACCGCAAATATAGActtaagtatattttttattttcattttactcATAGACTTAGTTTTAGTCTCTATTTCCTGCTGATTTTATGGCGAAGCTTGGTGCTGATATGTGTGCTGTGCAGACGGTGTTGTTTCCGGTGCCGCCTCCGGGACTTGCTCCTCTTTTGCTCGCTAATAGCCTTGGAGTTCCTCATTTGAAGCATCCTTTCTTTAGCgccatttaccaaaaaaaagtctCTATTTCCTAACTTtactttaactttttttttataagcaaaatgtGTATTAatgggagtacaaggggtactcaacccaaaatacaaaagagaaaaaaaaaataaaaagacaagtTTACATGAATTTAAAATGAGATGCCCAATAAACTAATACAATTATCAAACTTGGATGTAAACAAGCATCCCCCATCAGAGCCGTTCCCAAGCTTCCCTT is a window of Lotus japonicus ecotype B-129 chromosome 5, LjGifu_v1.2 DNA encoding:
- the LOC130721004 gene encoding probable serine/threonine-protein kinase At1g54610 codes for the protein MGCVISREVSSGIVSEVKEEKSLRVDSNKKVDEVSTSRAEDSVVEVQNGDKVKEKNGDKGGDNGVRPPRGERRSKLNPNPNPNPRLSNPPKHLQGEQVAAGWPSWLTTVCGEALNGWIPRKADTFEKIDKIGQGTYSNVYKAKDLLTGKIVALKKVRFDNLEPESVKFMAREILVLRRLDHPNVIKLEGLVTSRMSWSLYLVFEYMVHDLAGLSASPDIKFTEPQVKCYMHQLLSGLEHCHNRRVLHRDIKGSNLLIDDEGVLKIADFGLASFFDPNRRHPMTNRVVTLWYRPPELLLGATEYDVGVDLWSAGCILGELLAGKPIMPGRTEVEQLHKIYKLCGSPSDEYWKKSKLPNATLFKPREPYKRSIRETFKDFPPSALPLIDTLLAIDPAERKSASDALRSEFFTTEPYACDPSSLPKYPPTKEMDAKRRDDEARRLRAAGKAHVDGGKKHRTRDRAVKAFPAPEANAELQSNINRRRLISHANAKSKSEKFPPPHEDGHLGVPLGASNHIDPDNVPHDVSLGSTSYIFSKVPFQAWSGPIGNSATSIGVTEKKKHNAGYASDRSKPHKGSIKDKGKGKKIIA